Proteins from a genomic interval of Nitrospina gracilis Nb-211:
- the pntB gene encoding Re/Si-specific NAD(P)(+) transhydrogenase subunit beta, which yields MSQGIVTASYIGATILFILALGGLSHQETARRGNIFGILGMTIALIVTIAGVTANMALLVGGLLIGGTIGIILAKRVQMTEMPELVAILHSLVGMAAVLVGYANFMDPAQHFEGVEQSIHDVETYLGILIGAITFSGSVIAWGKLCGKITGNPMLIPGRHLFNLGLLIATIVLGKMFVDQSAAGNGLTPLLIMTGIALLFGIHMVMAIGGADMPVVVSMLNSYSGWAASATGFMLSNDLLIVTGALVGSSGAILSYIMCRAMNRKFLSVIAGGFGTTTGAPSAAAGEQGEIHALEAPEVAELLRESKEVMIIPGYGMAVAQAQHIVREITKNLRDKKINVRFGIHPVAGRMPGHMNVLLAEAQVPYDIVYEMDEINDDFPDVDVSIIVGANDIVNPSAQDDPNSPIAGMPVMECWKGKYTIVLKRSMATGYAGVQNPLFFKENTRMLFGDAKSSLDAVYAALQDGH from the coding sequence ATGAGTCAAGGTATCGTAACTGCCTCTTATATCGGGGCGACTATTTTATTCATTCTGGCACTGGGCGGGCTGAGTCATCAGGAAACCGCGCGGCGCGGCAACATCTTCGGCATCCTCGGCATGACGATCGCGTTGATCGTGACCATCGCCGGGGTCACCGCCAACATGGCCCTGCTGGTCGGCGGCCTTCTGATCGGCGGCACCATCGGCATCATCCTCGCCAAGCGCGTGCAGATGACGGAGATGCCGGAACTGGTTGCCATCCTGCACAGTCTCGTCGGTATGGCGGCGGTGCTGGTCGGTTACGCCAACTTCATGGATCCGGCCCAGCATTTTGAAGGCGTCGAGCAGTCCATCCACGACGTCGAAACCTATCTGGGCATCCTTATCGGCGCGATCACGTTTTCCGGATCGGTCATCGCCTGGGGCAAGCTGTGCGGCAAGATCACCGGCAACCCGATGTTGATTCCCGGGCGGCATTTGTTCAACCTCGGTTTGTTGATCGCCACCATCGTGCTCGGCAAAATGTTTGTCGACCAGTCGGCGGCCGGAAACGGATTGACGCCGTTGTTGATCATGACCGGCATCGCTCTTTTGTTCGGCATCCACATGGTCATGGCCATCGGCGGCGCGGACATGCCGGTCGTCGTGTCGATGCTCAACAGTTATTCCGGCTGGGCGGCTTCCGCCACCGGCTTCATGCTGAGCAACGACCTGCTGATCGTCACCGGCGCGCTGGTGGGCAGCAGCGGCGCCATTCTGAGTTACATCATGTGCCGTGCCATGAACCGCAAGTTCCTGTCGGTCATCGCCGGCGGATTCGGCACCACCACGGGCGCGCCTTCGGCCGCCGCCGGGGAGCAGGGCGAAATCCACGCACTGGAAGCGCCGGAAGTGGCCGAACTGCTCAGGGAATCGAAAGAGGTCATGATCATTCCGGGCTACGGAATGGCGGTGGCACAGGCACAGCACATCGTGCGCGAGATCACCAAAAATCTCCGCGACAAGAAAATCAATGTGCGGTTCGGCATCCATCCCGTTGCGGGGCGCATGCCGGGCCACATGAACGTTCTGCTCGCGGAAGCGCAGGTGCCGTACGACATCGTTTACGAGATGGACGAAATCAACGACGATTTCCCGGACGTGGACGTGTCGATCATCGTCGGCGCCAACGACATCGTCAATCCCTCCGCGCAGGACGACCCGAACAGCCCCATCGCCGGCATGCCGGTCATGGAATGCTGGAAGGGCAAGTACACCATCGTGCTCAAGCGCAGTATGGCGACCGGGTACGCGGGTGTGCAGAACCCGCTGTTCTTCAAGGAAAACACGCGCATGCTGTTTGGCGACGCGAAGAGCAGTCTGGACGCGGTGTACGCCGCCCTGCAGGACGGACATTAA
- a CDS encoding Re/Si-specific NAD(P)(+) transhydrogenase subunit alpha yields MKIGIPKEVHPGERRVATTPEVVVQLKKLGFEVAIEAGAGAEAKFADEAYKEAGATVLEGPRAVWDQSDIILKVRGPEHHPDLKVDEVDLTHEGQVLISFIWPAQNQDLLKRLAAKKVTVMAMDSVPRISRAQKLDALSSMANIAGYRAVVEAAQLFGRFFTGQITAAGKIPPAKVLVIGAGVAGLSAIGAAKSMGAIVRSFDTRPEVKEQVESMDAEFLMLDFEEEGSGEGGYAKVMSEEFIRKEMELFAEQAKEVDIIITTALIPGKPAPKLIVADTVKLMKNGSVIVDLAAEQGGNCELTEPGKVANVSGVSIIGYLDLPSRLATQASQLYGTNLRHLLSDMCPEKDGTINVNMEDEVIRGVTVVKEGEITWPPPAPKLSAAPPKPKEEAAPPVKKEAKEPSATGMIMTFVIGGLLLLGLGSVAPASFMAHFTVFVLACFVGYMVIWNVTAALHTPLMSVTNAISSIIIIGALLQISSGEKLIMWLATAAVLITAINIAGGFAVTRRMLDMFRK; encoded by the coding sequence ATGAAGATTGGCATTCCCAAAGAAGTTCATCCCGGCGAGAGGCGGGTGGCCACAACCCCGGAGGTGGTGGTCCAGCTGAAAAAGCTCGGGTTTGAAGTCGCGATTGAAGCCGGTGCCGGTGCCGAGGCGAAGTTTGCCGATGAAGCGTACAAGGAAGCCGGGGCCACTGTTCTGGAGGGTCCAAGGGCCGTTTGGGATCAGAGCGACATCATATTGAAAGTACGCGGGCCGGAGCACCATCCGGATTTGAAGGTGGATGAAGTGGATTTGACGCACGAGGGCCAGGTGCTCATTTCTTTCATCTGGCCGGCGCAGAACCAGGATTTGTTGAAACGGCTGGCCGCGAAAAAAGTCACGGTGATGGCGATGGACAGCGTGCCACGCATCAGCCGTGCGCAGAAGCTCGACGCTTTGAGTTCCATGGCCAACATTGCAGGGTACCGTGCGGTGGTGGAGGCGGCGCAGTTGTTTGGCCGGTTCTTCACCGGGCAGATCACCGCGGCGGGTAAGATCCCCCCGGCCAAGGTGCTGGTCATCGGCGCCGGTGTGGCGGGCCTTTCCGCCATCGGCGCGGCCAAGAGCATGGGCGCCATCGTGCGTTCGTTCGACACCCGCCCGGAAGTCAAGGAGCAGGTCGAGAGCATGGACGCGGAGTTCCTGATGCTCGACTTCGAGGAGGAAGGCTCCGGCGAAGGCGGTTACGCCAAGGTGATGAGTGAGGAGTTCATCCGGAAGGAAATGGAACTGTTCGCGGAACAGGCCAAGGAGGTGGACATCATCATCACCACCGCGCTGATTCCCGGCAAACCGGCGCCGAAGCTGATCGTCGCAGACACCGTGAAGCTGATGAAAAACGGCAGTGTCATAGTAGACCTCGCCGCCGAGCAGGGCGGCAACTGCGAGTTGACCGAGCCCGGCAAGGTGGCCAACGTCAGCGGCGTGTCCATCATCGGTTACCTGGACCTGCCGAGCCGCCTGGCGACGCAGGCCAGCCAGTTGTACGGCACCAACCTGCGTCACCTGCTCTCCGACATGTGCCCGGAGAAGGACGGCACCATCAATGTCAACATGGAGGACGAGGTCATCCGCGGCGTCACCGTGGTGAAGGAAGGCGAGATCACCTGGCCGCCGCCCGCACCGAAACTCTCCGCCGCTCCGCCCAAACCGAAAGAGGAAGCGGCCCCTCCCGTTAAGAAGGAAGCAAAAGAGCCTTCCGCCACGGGCATGATCATGACCTTTGTCATCGGCGGTTTGTTGCTGCTGGGGCTGGGCTCGGTGGCGCCGGCTTCGTTCATGGCGCATTTCACCGTGTTCGTGCTGGCGTGCTTTGTGGGCTACATGGTTATCTGGAATGTCACCGCCGCATTGCACACGCCGCTCATGAGCGTCACCAACGCCATCAGCAGTATCATCATCATCGGCGCTCTGTTGCAGATAAGTTCGGGCGAAAAACTGATCATGTGGCTCGCCACCGCGGCGGTTCTGATCACGGCTATCAATATAGCAGGCGGATTTGCCGTAACGCGCCGCATGCTGGACATGTTCCGTAAATAG
- a CDS encoding sensor domain-containing diguanylate cyclase, translating into MKRDMVNQIIQEKTFLLEHPELFFKLFDGLFPFFLYTRDLEGPLVSVSQKVSDVLGHDPEDFLQRWPDYIANHPVNETFKQRIQLKPGSAHKAINYKTIFSNKQHEPVWLEMFESPQLQNGKPAKIIGIALDLTKRSILENQLRLGEKRFREMSQTSPIGIFQTDTDNLIAYVNPAWEVITGRTISESLGEVWWECIHPGDQEDVIRKWGRGNDKGQEIDTECRVIRPNGTMIWVKIRSQILFDDTGKITIATVENIDQQVADREKQKQLIHELLQLKEKLEVATRTDPLTGLPNRRDLNDKLAHEKARFERTQRPFTLLIVDIDKFKSINDQYGHDAGDYILVQVGELLRNSCRRMDHICRWGGEEFFFLLPETNLENGYVFAEKLRTKLASTKFDYKGQPVSVTASFGLSCVDDASRDLESFIKEADDCLYDAKNAGRNRTVARKRKPGPQ; encoded by the coding sequence ATGAAACGGGATATGGTGAACCAGATCATTCAGGAGAAAACGTTCCTGCTGGAACATCCTGAATTGTTCTTCAAGCTGTTCGATGGCCTTTTTCCTTTTTTCCTGTACACCCGGGATCTGGAAGGCCCTTTGGTTTCGGTGAGCCAGAAAGTTTCCGACGTGCTGGGCCACGATCCGGAGGACTTCCTGCAGCGCTGGCCCGACTACATTGCCAACCACCCCGTCAACGAAACCTTCAAGCAACGCATTCAGCTGAAACCGGGATCCGCCCACAAAGCCATCAACTACAAAACCATCTTCAGCAACAAACAGCACGAACCCGTCTGGCTGGAGATGTTTGAGTCTCCTCAATTGCAAAACGGAAAGCCGGCAAAGATCATCGGCATCGCCTTGGACCTGACCAAAAGGAGTATTCTGGAAAACCAACTGCGCCTGGGCGAGAAACGGTTCCGGGAAATGAGCCAGACCTCGCCGATCGGGATTTTCCAGACCGACACCGACAACCTCATCGCCTACGTCAACCCGGCGTGGGAAGTCATCACCGGGCGCACCATTTCCGAAAGCCTGGGCGAGGTGTGGTGGGAGTGCATCCATCCCGGCGACCAGGAAGATGTCATCCGCAAATGGGGACGGGGAAATGACAAGGGGCAAGAGATCGACACCGAGTGCCGGGTGATCCGTCCCAACGGCACCATGATCTGGGTCAAGATCCGGTCGCAGATCCTGTTCGATGACACGGGCAAAATCACCATCGCCACCGTCGAAAACATCGACCAGCAAGTCGCCGACCGGGAAAAGCAAAAGCAGTTGATCCACGAATTGTTGCAACTCAAGGAAAAGCTGGAGGTGGCGACGCGCACCGATCCGCTCACCGGCCTGCCCAACCGCCGCGACCTGAACGACAAGCTGGCTCACGAAAAAGCGCGTTTCGAACGCACCCAGCGCCCGTTCACCCTGCTCATCGTGGACATCGACAAATTCAAAAGCATCAACGACCAGTATGGTCACGACGCCGGCGACTACATCCTGGTGCAGGTCGGCGAACTCCTTCGTAACAGTTGCCGGCGCATGGACCACATCTGCCGCTGGGGTGGCGAGGAGTTTTTCTTTCTCCTTCCGGAAACCAATCTGGAAAACGGTTACGTCTTCGCCGAAAAACTGCGCACCAAACTGGCCTCGACCAAATTCGACTACAAAGGCCAGCCGGTCAGCGTGACCGCGAGCTTCGGCCTCAGTTGCGTGGACGATGCCAGCCGCGATCTGGAATCCTTCATCAAAGAAGCGGATGACTGCCTCTACGACGCGAAAAATGCCGGACGCAACCGCACGGTGGCGCGGAAACGCAAACCGGGTCCGCAATAG
- a CDS encoding FAD-dependent thymidylate synthase, producing MKPKRTDDLTDTEREILRHYVTDVDARVFSIRDLNPEVIGAALARYSRAPTGFKETVAREFLNPDGSPNDVKGSEMVDRVVNKFGDDSVAELAVAPICIEEVSNLMTKIIEDCRIGGSPIEESTRYVLYDQQRGGSWRYVRPRNVMESGLGESYVAVMDFLFTTYAAMVEPMQELFRKRLPADQFAIEVERGNEVARVYPKDLKDENEQRAHRIAYNFTIRSAACDVIRCILPAATQANVGIVGNGRFFSMLISKLLTEDLVEAQDLAGQIRDALNHQIPTFIKRAARREHRAAIHKKMRARCDELFANEPIEAAPEVVLLEDRGEDYFINLVASMIFPYVQHSTEQIRRVVRALSEEARLEIFNLYMGERQSKRDRPGRALEYGYPIQFDIVAGFAEYRDLQRHRMLTQQRQEMGVLLGYSIPDEIEEIGMLEVVQECFQRAESLHHDLKRAGLREEAQYASLFNHFIRWNMGMNLRELGHFTELRTQKAGHPKYRRVCQTMAKLYLKRHPEMEPVLRYVDYNDYDQSITRAEQEARTARKSLATGVFDDMDD from the coding sequence ATGAAGCCAAAACGGACTGACGACCTCACCGATACCGAACGCGAAATCCTCCGCCACTACGTTACTGATGTTGATGCCCGGGTCTTCTCGATTCGCGACCTGAATCCAGAGGTCATCGGCGCCGCTCTCGCCCGCTACAGCCGCGCCCCCACGGGATTCAAGGAAACCGTGGCGCGCGAATTCCTCAATCCCGACGGCAGTCCCAACGACGTCAAGGGAAGCGAGATGGTGGACCGCGTCGTCAACAAGTTCGGCGACGACTCGGTGGCGGAGCTGGCGGTCGCCCCCATCTGCATCGAGGAAGTCTCCAACCTGATGACCAAGATCATCGAGGACTGCCGCATCGGCGGCTCGCCCATCGAGGAGTCCACCCGCTACGTGCTGTACGATCAGCAACGCGGCGGAAGCTGGCGTTACGTGCGCCCGCGGAACGTGATGGAGTCGGGACTCGGCGAATCGTACGTCGCGGTCATGGATTTTCTGTTCACCACCTACGCCGCCATGGTCGAGCCGATGCAGGAGCTGTTCCGCAAACGTCTGCCCGCCGATCAGTTCGCCATCGAAGTTGAGCGCGGCAACGAGGTGGCGCGGGTGTACCCGAAAGACCTGAAAGACGAGAACGAGCAACGCGCCCACCGCATCGCCTACAATTTCACCATCCGCAGTGCGGCGTGCGACGTGATCCGCTGTATCCTTCCCGCGGCGACGCAGGCCAACGTCGGCATTGTCGGCAACGGCCGTTTTTTCTCCATGCTCATCTCCAAACTGCTCACCGAAGATCTGGTGGAAGCACAGGACCTGGCGGGGCAGATTCGTGATGCATTGAATCACCAGATCCCGACGTTCATCAAGCGCGCCGCGAGGCGGGAGCACCGCGCCGCCATTCATAAAAAAATGCGCGCCCGCTGTGATGAATTGTTCGCCAACGAACCCATCGAAGCCGCGCCGGAAGTGGTCCTGCTGGAAGACCGGGGCGAGGATTATTTCATCAACCTGGTGGCGTCGATGATCTTCCCCTACGTGCAGCATTCGACGGAGCAGATAAGACGCGTGGTGCGTGCGCTGTCCGAGGAAGCGCGCCTCGAAATTTTCAACCTGTATATGGGCGAGCGCCAAAGCAAGCGCGACCGGCCGGGCCGCGCCCTGGAATACGGCTATCCCATCCAGTTCGACATCGTCGCCGGGTTTGCCGAGTACCGCGACCTGCAACGCCACCGCATGCTCACCCAGCAGAGGCAGGAGATGGGTGTGCTTTTGGGTTATTCCATTCCCGACGAGATCGAAGAGATCGGCATGCTGGAGGTGGTGCAGGAATGTTTTCAGCGCGCGGAGTCCCTGCACCACGACCTCAAGCGTGCGGGCCTGCGCGAGGAGGCGCAGTACGCTTCGTTGTTCAACCACTTCATCCGCTGGAACATGGGCATGAACCTGCGCGAACTCGGCCACTTCACCGAACTGCGCACGCAGAAGGCGGGGCATCCCAAGTACCGCCGCGTATGCCAGACGATGGCGAAGCTGTACCTGAAACGTCATCCGGAAATGGAACCGGTCCTGCGTTACGTCGATTACAACGACTACGACCAGAGCATCACCCGCGCCGAGCAGGAAGCGCGCACCGCGCGCAAAAGCCTCGCCACCGGCGTGTTCGACGACATGGACGACTGA
- a CDS encoding formylglycine-generating enzyme family protein → MDQEEESATQGALELYSDMVEIPGSTFRMGLGFHKITDMLELCWQVDDRCNRWWFKDEYPDHMVYLDPYWIDIYEVTNQKYLEFVKATGHRPALDDTCDTKACWDGNLWKGASFPEEIKNQPVTQVSWHDAKEYCEWRGKRLPTEAEWEKAARGPMGNLYPWGNDMPPGKATYRRKWRGIHTMTDVGSYPNGTSVYGVHDMAGNVWEWVADWYDRKYYQKKVRDNPKGPKRGVFKVMRGGSWVNYEDTLHSAFRRWGRPYVRFNDTGFRCAKDPIKLPSQSEQNHEAKTD, encoded by the coding sequence GTGGATCAAGAGGAGGAATCGGCAACGCAGGGAGCCCTCGAATTGTACTCGGACATGGTGGAGATTCCCGGCAGCACCTTCCGCATGGGCCTGGGGTTCCACAAAATCACCGACATGCTGGAATTGTGCTGGCAGGTGGATGACCGGTGCAATCGCTGGTGGTTCAAGGATGAATATCCGGACCACATGGTGTACCTGGACCCGTACTGGATCGACATCTATGAAGTCACCAACCAGAAATACCTGGAATTCGTGAAAGCCACCGGGCACCGCCCGGCTTTGGATGACACCTGCGATACCAAAGCCTGCTGGGACGGCAACCTGTGGAAGGGAGCCTCATTTCCTGAAGAGATCAAAAACCAGCCGGTCACGCAGGTGAGCTGGCACGATGCCAAGGAATATTGCGAATGGCGCGGCAAGCGCCTGCCCACCGAGGCGGAATGGGAAAAGGCGGCGCGCGGGCCCATGGGCAACCTCTATCCCTGGGGCAACGACATGCCACCCGGAAAAGCGACCTACCGCAGAAAATGGCGCGGCATCCACACCATGACCGACGTCGGGTCCTATCCCAACGGAACTTCGGTTTACGGGGTGCACGACATGGCGGGCAATGTCTGGGAATGGGTGGCGGACTGGTATGACCGCAAGTACTACCAGAAGAAAGTGCGCGACAACCCCAAGGGGCCCAAGCGAGGCGTCTTCAAAGTGATGCGCGGCGGTTCCTGGGTCAATTACGAGGATACTCTGCACAGCGCCTTCCGCCGTTGGGGCCGCCCCTATGTCCGTTTCAACGACACCGGGTTCCGCTGTGCCAAAGATCCCATCAAACTGCCGTCCCAGTCGGAACAAAACCATGAAGCCAAAACGGACTGA
- a CDS encoding DUF4149 domain-containing protein — translation MKRLIYFSNWLYLFSLSLWVGGMFLLGILAEIVVRVKLKEQPQMASNVMNGLMDIFNVHIIYWCMGLMVAAVLIRFFADRLGWGGYVEPVVTKRRYTKEVFLAIMVVLAIYIGSVLRPQMHAMDQQKKANPENIQLQRQFDTYHSQLTWLYTVNMILGLGLFWIHGKEMTRFRESRQSTPPAPAS, via the coding sequence ATGAAACGTCTCATTTATTTTTCAAACTGGCTGTATCTGTTTTCGCTTTCGCTCTGGGTGGGCGGCATGTTCCTGCTCGGCATCCTGGCCGAGATCGTGGTCCGCGTGAAGTTGAAGGAGCAACCGCAGATGGCGAGCAACGTCATGAACGGGCTCATGGATATTTTCAATGTCCATATCATATATTGGTGCATGGGCCTCATGGTGGCCGCGGTGCTGATCCGGTTTTTTGCGGACCGCCTGGGTTGGGGCGGTTACGTGGAGCCGGTGGTCACCAAAAGGCGTTACACTAAGGAAGTGTTCCTGGCGATCATGGTGGTGCTCGCGATTTACATCGGCAGTGTTCTTCGGCCGCAGATGCATGCGATGGACCAGCAGAAAAAAGCCAACCCGGAAAACATCCAACTGCAAAGGCAGTTCGACACTTACCACAGCCAGTTGACCTGGCTGTACACCGTCAACATGATTCTCGGCCTGGGGCTGTTTTGGATTCATGGCAAGGAAATGACCCGATTCCGGGAATCCCGCCAATCTACGCCCCCGGCTCCAGCGTCCTGA
- the aroA gene encoding 3-phosphoshikimate 1-carboxyvinyltransferase produces MIEIKPLKAAHGTVEAPSSKSYTNRAYLLAALAGGTVRLERPLFSDDTRYMRSALAQFGIACREEKEAVIVEGTGGILRAPKDEIFVGNAGTTMRFLTTFATLAPGQTRLTGDERMRERPIEDLLQALRQMGIRAESVHHNQCPPLVIEGGSPQGGTLCLPGDKSSQYLTSILICAPYFQNDTIIEIEGELTSKPYVDITLDIMKTFGVNVDNESYQRFRIAAGQRYRAQTYRVEGDASSASYFFAAAAVTGGTVTVTHVNPNSVQGDIQFPRVLEQMGCDVEIGNEKITVTGKPLRGITINMNSMPDVVQTLAVVALFAEGKTTVTGIGNLRIKETDRIQALETELTRLGAKVEAGDDFISIEPGELKPAAIETYNDHRMAMSFAVAGLGIPGIRIKNPKCVDKSFPDFFERFQNFYD; encoded by the coding sequence TTGATTGAAATCAAACCGCTCAAAGCGGCTCACGGCACCGTGGAGGCGCCCTCGTCCAAGAGCTACACCAACCGGGCCTATTTGCTGGCGGCGCTGGCGGGTGGGACCGTCCGCCTGGAGCGCCCCCTGTTCAGCGACGACACGCGTTACATGCGGTCCGCTCTGGCGCAGTTCGGCATCGCCTGCCGCGAGGAGAAGGAAGCGGTGATCGTGGAGGGCACCGGGGGTATTTTGCGCGCTCCAAAGGATGAAATTTTTGTCGGAAATGCGGGGACGACGATGCGTTTTTTGACCACGTTCGCCACCCTCGCACCGGGCCAGACCCGCCTCACCGGGGACGAGCGCATGCGGGAGCGTCCCATCGAAGACCTTCTGCAAGCTTTACGGCAAATGGGAATTCGCGCCGAGTCCGTGCACCACAACCAGTGCCCGCCGCTCGTCATCGAGGGCGGATCGCCTCAAGGGGGAACCCTCTGCCTGCCCGGAGACAAGAGCAGTCAGTACCTGACGTCGATCCTCATCTGCGCTCCATATTTCCAGAACGACACCATCATCGAAATCGAAGGCGAACTGACCTCCAAGCCGTATGTGGACATCACCCTCGACATCATGAAGACCTTCGGCGTGAATGTGGACAATGAGTCGTATCAACGCTTCCGCATCGCGGCGGGGCAACGCTACCGGGCGCAAACCTACCGGGTGGAAGGCGATGCCTCCAGCGCGTCGTATTTCTTTGCCGCGGCGGCGGTTACGGGCGGTACGGTGACCGTCACCCACGTCAACCCAAACAGCGTGCAGGGCGACATCCAGTTTCCGCGCGTGCTGGAACAGATGGGGTGTGACGTGGAGATCGGCAACGAAAAAATCACCGTCACGGGAAAACCTCTTCGCGGAATCACCATCAATATGAATAGCATGCCCGATGTGGTGCAGACGCTGGCGGTGGTGGCGTTGTTCGCCGAAGGCAAAACCACCGTCACCGGCATCGGCAACCTGCGCATCAAGGAAACCGACCGCATCCAGGCGCTGGAGACGGAGTTGACCCGCCTCGGCGCGAAAGTCGAGGCCGGCGACGATTTCATCTCCATCGAACCCGGAGAATTGAAGCCGGCGGCCATCGAAACCTACAACGACCACCGGATGGCGATGAGCTTTGCCGTCGCCGGGCTGGGCATCCCCGGCATCCGGATCAAGAATCCGAAATGCGTGGACAAATCGTTTCCCGATTTTTTCGAACGCTTCCAGAATTTTTATGACTGA
- a CDS encoding thioredoxin domain-containing protein: MTEHKYTNKLIHEKSPYLLQHAHNPVDWRPWGPEAFELAKKANKPLLVSIGYATCHWCHVMERESFEDPEIAEYLNAHFVPIKVDREERPDVDSIYMKSVQAFGQQGGWPLNVFVTPDGVPFYGGTYYPSVGRYGLPSFLEVLTFLDKTWREEPEKVEKQSTALINYLKDVSKQEQNTEATADDLGFHGENKTREFYTQSYDRLHHGFLFQQQNKFPPSMGLSLLLRHHHRTGDALSLEMVENTLRAMKHGGIYDQIGGGLARYSTDHQWLVPHFEKMLYDNALFVTALIETYQVTGKREFADHANDVLQYIDRDMTSPEGAFYSAEDADSEGVEGKFYVWTQEEIEKILGRETASIAIPYYNVLPNGNWEGKNILHVKRPPEQIAKDLGLPLDHVQNKLAEAREKLLAVRSQRIRPLLDDKILTSWNGLMIRAMAQVGRVLDDADRIAKAEKALHFIWNNLRTPKGKLLRRWREGEARYDGYLCDYTSIALACCDLYEATYNPDYIEMAETLMQTVEQKFGNEGAYYETASDAEELIVRQVSGYDGVEPSGNSSAAMALLKLAALTQNVDYERRAEKIFLAFSDEVTEYGINSSFMMQALHLYLGGCKQVALRGVESDQGMDAFWPLMRRRFSPNAVFAFALEGDPDATRVPLLTGKEPLKGQTTAYVCQHGSCLPPVTQVAELKNLVDDYRQVHD, encoded by the coding sequence ATGACTGAACACAAATACACCAACAAACTGATTCACGAAAAAAGCCCGTACCTCCTGCAACACGCCCACAACCCGGTGGACTGGCGTCCCTGGGGACCGGAGGCGTTCGAGCTGGCGAAGAAAGCCAACAAGCCGCTCCTCGTCAGCATCGGTTACGCCACCTGCCACTGGTGCCACGTGATGGAGCGGGAATCGTTCGAGGACCCGGAGATCGCGGAATACCTGAACGCGCATTTCGTTCCCATCAAGGTGGACCGCGAGGAACGGCCGGACGTGGACAGCATCTACATGAAATCCGTGCAGGCGTTCGGACAGCAGGGCGGCTGGCCGCTGAACGTGTTCGTCACGCCGGACGGCGTTCCGTTTTACGGCGGCACGTACTACCCCTCCGTCGGGCGCTACGGCCTGCCGTCGTTCCTGGAGGTGCTCACGTTTCTCGACAAGACCTGGCGCGAGGAACCGGAGAAGGTGGAGAAGCAAAGCACGGCGCTCATCAATTACCTGAAGGACGTCTCCAAACAGGAGCAGAACACCGAAGCCACGGCGGACGACCTGGGCTTTCACGGCGAAAACAAAACCCGCGAGTTCTACACGCAGTCCTACGACCGGCTCCACCACGGATTCCTGTTCCAGCAACAGAACAAGTTTCCGCCGTCGATGGGCCTGTCACTATTGTTACGGCATCACCACCGCACCGGCGACGCGCTGAGCCTGGAGATGGTGGAGAACACGCTCCGCGCCATGAAGCACGGCGGCATCTACGATCAGATCGGCGGCGGCCTCGCGCGATACAGCACCGACCACCAGTGGCTGGTGCCGCACTTTGAAAAGATGCTGTACGACAACGCGCTGTTCGTCACCGCGCTCATCGAAACCTACCAGGTGACGGGCAAGCGGGAGTTCGCCGATCACGCCAACGACGTTCTGCAATACATCGACCGCGACATGACCTCGCCGGAAGGTGCGTTTTACAGCGCGGAAGATGCGGACAGCGAAGGCGTCGAGGGCAAATTCTACGTGTGGACGCAGGAGGAGATCGAAAAAATCCTCGGCCGCGAGACGGCGAGCATCGCCATCCCCTATTACAACGTCCTGCCCAACGGCAACTGGGAAGGCAAGAACATCCTGCACGTCAAACGCCCGCCGGAACAGATCGCCAAAGACCTCGGCCTGCCGCTGGACCACGTGCAGAACAAACTCGCCGAAGCGCGGGAAAAACTGCTGGCGGTGCGAAGCCAACGCATCCGGCCGCTCCTCGACGACAAGATCTTAACGTCGTGGAACGGACTCATGATCCGCGCCATGGCGCAGGTCGGGCGCGTGCTGGACGACGCCGACCGCATCGCCAAAGCCGAGAAGGCGCTTCACTTTATCTGGAACAACCTGCGCACGCCGAAAGGCAAACTCCTGCGCCGCTGGCGCGAGGGCGAGGCACGCTACGACGGATACCTGTGCGACTACACCTCCATCGCGCTCGCCTGTTGCGACCTGTATGAAGCAACATACAATCCGGATTACATTGAAATGGCCGAGACGCTGATGCAAACGGTGGAACAGAAATTCGGCAACGAAGGCGCGTATTACGAAACCGCCAGCGACGCGGAGGAGTTGATCGTGCGCCAGGTATCGGGCTACGACGGCGTCGAACCGTCCGGCAACAGCAGTGCCGCCATGGCGCTGTTGAAACTCGCGGCGCTCACGCAGAACGTGGACTACGAACGCCGTGCCGAGAAAATCTTCCTCGCCTTCTCCGACGAGGTCACCGAATACGGCATCAACTCGTCATTCATGATGCAGGCCCTGCACCTGTACCTGGGCGGTTGCAAGCAGGTGGCTCTGCGCGGGGTGGAATCGGACCAGGGAATGGATGCCTTCTGGCCGCTCATGCGGCGGCGGTTTTCCCCCAACGCGGTGTTCGCGTTTGCGCTGGAAGGCGACCCCGACGCCACACGGGTACCTCTGCTGACCGGCAAGGAACCCCTCAAGGGCCAGACCACGGCCTATGTCTGCCAGCACGGCTCCTGCCTGCCCCCGGTCACGCAAGTGGCGGAACTCAAAAACCTTGTGGACGATTACCGCCAGGTACACGATTGA